A stretch of the Prochlorococcus marinus str. MIT 0918 genome encodes the following:
- a CDS encoding ribonuclease P protein component has translation MVLPKEMRLRGYKCFDYIHKSAKRYKSSSMILKVTTAKPNLIDTSINNPIPVSCKCAISISNKVSKKAVVRNRLRRLFHDHLRKKLLRKSEFGNNWALLSLTPNCLEESQENLLKECDKLFMKAGLKS, from the coding sequence ATGGTTTTACCCAAAGAGATGAGATTGAGAGGTTATAAATGCTTTGATTACATTCATAAATCTGCTAAGAGATATAAAAGTTCCTCAATGATTCTCAAAGTAACAACTGCAAAACCAAATCTAATAGACACCTCTATTAACAATCCCATTCCAGTTTCTTGTAAATGCGCTATATCAATCAGCAATAAAGTAAGCAAAAAGGCTGTTGTAAGAAATAGATTAAGAAGACTATTCCATGATCACTTAAGGAAAAAACTCTTAAGGAAAAGTGAATTTGGCAACAATTGGGCTTTACTTAGTTTGACTCCTAATTGCCTAGAGGAAAGCCAAGAAAATTTGCTGAAAGAATGCGATAAATTATTTATGAAAGCTGGTTTAAAATCATGA
- the sppA gene encoding signal peptide peptidase SppA: protein MIWPWKRKSKKRMARVVIDGPINGSTRKLVLKALKQIEDREFPALLLRIDSPGGTVGDSQEIHSALLRLREKGCHVVASFGNISASGGVYVGVAAEKIIANPGTITGSIGVILRGNNLSKLLEKIGIRFETVKSGVFKDILAPDRALTTDERELLQSLIDSSYDQFVKAVAEGRNLNEETVKSFSDGRVFTGIQAKELGLVDDIGDENDARLLAAQLADLDDKIKPITLGKPKKKLMNLLPGSRIFSKLMDLIEMELSSNGQILWLFKP from the coding sequence ATGATTTGGCCTTGGAAACGAAAATCCAAAAAACGGATGGCAAGAGTTGTAATTGATGGGCCTATTAATGGAAGCACTCGTAAACTTGTGCTTAAAGCATTAAAACAAATTGAAGATAGAGAATTTCCTGCTTTATTACTTCGCATTGATAGCCCAGGAGGAACTGTTGGGGATAGCCAAGAAATCCATTCAGCCCTTTTGAGACTTAGAGAAAAGGGATGCCATGTTGTAGCAAGTTTTGGAAACATATCTGCCTCTGGTGGAGTTTATGTTGGTGTTGCAGCAGAAAAAATCATTGCAAATCCAGGAACTATTACAGGATCAATTGGTGTCATTCTTCGAGGTAATAATCTTTCAAAATTACTAGAAAAAATTGGGATCCGATTCGAAACGGTTAAAAGCGGGGTGTTTAAAGATATTCTCGCACCTGATAGAGCTCTTACAACTGATGAGCGTGAGCTTCTGCAATCTCTTATAGATAGCAGTTATGATCAATTTGTTAAGGCTGTAGCCGAAGGGAGGAATCTAAATGAAGAAACTGTGAAAAGTTTCTCAGATGGTAGAGTTTTTACTGGAATACAGGCAAAAGAACTAGGTTTAGTGGATGATATTGGTGATGAAAATGATGCAAGACTTTTAGCAGCTCAACTTGCAGACCTTGATGACAAGATTAAACCAATAACTCTAGGGAAACCAAAAAAGAAACTTATGAATTTATTACCAGGTAGTCGAATATTTTCAAAATTAATGGATCTAATAGAAATGGAACTTTCAAGCAATGGACAAATTCTTTGGTTATTTAAACCATGA
- the glyQ gene encoding glycine--tRNA ligase subunit alpha, translating into MFFEDIISELNIFWKKEGCLLLQPYDTEKGAGTMSPHTVLRAIGPEPWAVAYPEPCRRPTDGRYGDNPNRAQHYYQYQVLIKPSPAQIQELYLSSLAALGINQKEHDIRFVEDNWESPTLGAWGVGWEVWLDGMEVTQFTYFQQCGGLDCRPVSIEITYGLERIAMYLQNVESIWDLNWNDRYKYGDIWLPFEKANSKYNFEDSDPNRLIKLFDLYEEEAKSLISKKLPAPALDFVLKCSHTFNLLEARGVISVTERTSTIARIRNLARDVAQQWMEERKEMGFPLLNHNK; encoded by the coding sequence ATGTTTTTTGAGGACATTATTTCAGAATTAAATATTTTTTGGAAAAAAGAAGGTTGTCTTTTATTGCAACCTTATGACACTGAGAAGGGAGCTGGAACAATGAGTCCACATACTGTTTTGAGGGCAATTGGCCCCGAACCTTGGGCGGTTGCATATCCAGAGCCTTGTAGACGGCCAACGGATGGAAGATATGGAGATAATCCAAATAGAGCTCAGCATTATTATCAATATCAAGTTTTAATTAAGCCTTCTCCTGCTCAGATACAAGAGTTATATTTATCTTCATTAGCAGCGTTAGGGATAAATCAAAAGGAACATGACATTCGCTTTGTAGAAGATAATTGGGAATCCCCAACCCTTGGTGCATGGGGAGTGGGCTGGGAAGTTTGGCTTGATGGTATGGAAGTTACTCAATTTACTTATTTTCAACAATGCGGCGGATTAGATTGTCGACCAGTATCTATTGAAATTACCTATGGTTTAGAAAGAATTGCTATGTACCTTCAAAATGTAGAAAGCATTTGGGATTTAAATTGGAATGATCGTTATAAATATGGTGATATATGGTTGCCTTTTGAGAAGGCAAATAGCAAATATAATTTTGAAGATTCAGATCCCAATCGTTTAATAAAGTTATTTGACCTTTATGAAGAGGAAGCTAAGTCTTTAATATCAAAAAAGCTTCCAGCACCTGCATTAGACTTTGTACTTAAATGCAGCCATACTTTTAATCTTTTAGAAGCAAGAGGTGTTATTTCAGTTACTGAAAGGACCTCTACAATTGCACGCATTAGAAATTTAGCGAGAGATGTAGCCCAGCAATGGATGGAAGAAAGGAAAGAAATGGGATTCCCCCTTTTAAATCACAATAAATAA
- a CDS encoding chlorophyll a/b binding light-harvesting protein — MQTYGNPDVTYDFWAGNSSVTNRSGRFIASHAAHTGMIAFGAGSNTLFEFSRFDPSLPMGDQGLVFLPHLASVGIGFDEAGVWTGAGVVTIAIVHLILSMVYGAGGLMHAIYFPDDMQKSTIAQARKFKLEWNNPDNQTFILGHHLILFGVACIWFVEWARIHGIYDPAVGAVRQVNYNLDLSMIWERQVNFLRIDSLEDVMGGHAFLAFAEITGGAFHVIAGSTKWENKRLGNWSKFKGSEILSAEAILAFSLAGIGWMAIVAAFWCATNTTVYPVEFYGEPLKQVFLIAPAFVDSVDYSNGIAPLAHSGRCYTANFHYIAGFFALQGHIWHALRAMGYNFKDLGAKLRVAAS; from the coding sequence ATGCAGACCTATGGTAATCCAGACGTCACCTATGACTTTTGGGCTGGCAACTCTAGTGTTACCAATCGCTCTGGTCGATTCATTGCCTCGCATGCTGCGCATACAGGAATGATCGCTTTTGGGGCTGGCTCAAACACACTTTTTGAATTTTCTCGCTTTGACCCTTCTTTACCTATGGGTGATCAAGGCCTTGTATTCTTACCTCATTTAGCTTCAGTAGGTATTGGCTTCGACGAGGCTGGCGTTTGGACTGGTGCTGGCGTAGTGACAATTGCAATAGTTCACTTAATCCTTTCCATGGTTTATGGAGCTGGTGGGTTAATGCATGCGATTTATTTCCCTGATGACATGCAAAAAAGCACTATTGCACAAGCAAGAAAGTTTAAATTGGAATGGAACAACCCTGACAATCAAACCTTTATACTTGGTCACCATCTAATACTGTTTGGTGTAGCTTGTATCTGGTTTGTAGAATGGGCAAGGATTCATGGAATCTATGATCCTGCAGTAGGTGCAGTTAGACAGGTAAATTACAATCTTGATTTATCAATGATTTGGGAAAGACAGGTAAATTTCCTAAGAATTGACAGTCTTGAAGATGTTATGGGAGGTCATGCATTCTTAGCATTTGCAGAAATTACCGGTGGTGCATTTCATGTAATTGCTGGATCTACTAAATGGGAAAATAAGCGCCTAGGTAACTGGAGTAAATTCAAAGGCTCTGAGATTCTTTCTGCTGAAGCTATTCTTGCATTCTCTCTTGCAGGAATTGGCTGGATGGCAATAGTTGCAGCATTCTGGTGCGCCACAAATACAACTGTTTATCCAGTTGAATTTTATGGTGAACCTCTCAAGCAAGTTTTCCTAATTGCTCCTGCTTTTGTGGATTCAGTTGATTACAGTAATGGAATTGCTCCATTAGCCCATTCTGGACGCTGTTACACAGCAAATTTCCATTACATTGCGGGATTCTTTGCACTACAAGGCCACATTTGGCATGCTCTTCGAGCAATGGGATATAATTTCAAAGACCTAGGTGCGAAATTAAGAGTTGCTGCTAGCTAA
- a CDS encoding glycosyltransferase family 4 protein, with translation MIVKSLKLILISTPIGFLGSGRGGGVELTLTSIVKGFLDMGHRVTLVAPKGSILPFDCERAELITVGGIDQPSWQHQDSHASMVIPLEGVLPKLLNVALELSKEADAILNLAYDWLPLWITPLVETKIFHLISMGGVSKVMQNEVNNLSNTHHSRLAFHTYSQASDYELKDDPIILGNGFDLKNYQFKLDNKGPLGWAGRVAPEKGLEDAVQVAAALEDTLVVWGFLEDKEYASKIEASVPSGTIEWRGYLDTEVFQNQLGACRAFINTPKWNEAYGNVVMEAMACGVPVVAYDRGGPSEIVKSGITGWLTTPDDIDELTQSISKIDQINRINCRDWAVETASYQAFCKRIFSWISREINI, from the coding sequence ATGATTGTTAAATCTTTAAAACTTATTTTAATTAGTACACCTATTGGATTTTTAGGAAGTGGAAGAGGAGGTGGGGTTGAATTAACGTTAACTTCTATAGTTAAGGGTTTTTTAGATATGGGCCATAGAGTCACTTTGGTTGCCCCTAAAGGATCTATTTTGCCTTTTGATTGTGAAAGAGCTGAACTTATTACTGTTGGAGGGATTGATCAACCAAGCTGGCAACATCAAGATTCTCATGCATCAATGGTAATTCCATTAGAAGGTGTACTGCCTAAACTTTTAAATGTGGCGCTTGAGCTTTCAAAAGAAGCAGATGCAATTTTAAACCTTGCTTATGACTGGTTGCCTTTATGGATAACGCCTCTTGTAGAAACAAAAATATTTCATTTAATCAGTATGGGAGGTGTATCTAAAGTTATGCAAAATGAAGTAAATAATTTATCTAATACCCATCATTCAAGATTGGCTTTTCATACATATAGTCAGGCCTCTGATTATGAATTAAAAGATGATCCTATAATATTAGGAAACGGTTTTGATCTTAAAAACTATCAATTTAAATTAGATAATAAAGGGCCCTTAGGTTGGGCTGGAAGAGTTGCTCCTGAAAAGGGTCTAGAGGATGCTGTTCAAGTAGCTGCTGCTTTAGAGGATACCTTAGTCGTTTGGGGATTTTTAGAAGATAAGGAATATGCTTCAAAAATAGAAGCTAGTGTACCTTCTGGAACAATTGAGTGGCGGGGGTATTTGGATACAGAAGTTTTTCAGAATCAATTAGGGGCATGCAGAGCATTTATTAATACTCCAAAATGGAATGAAGCATATGGAAATGTTGTTATGGAAGCGATGGCATGCGGAGTACCAGTTGTTGCTTACGATAGAGGAGGACCTAGTGAAATCGTAAAGTCAGGTATTACTGGATGGCTTACCACTCCTGATGACATTGATGAACTTACTCAATCTATTTCTAAAATAGATCAAATAAATAGGATTAATTGTAGGGATTGGGCTGTAGAAACTGCTTCCTATCAGGCTTTTTGTAAACGTATTTTTTCATGGATTTCTAGAGAAATAAATATATAA
- a CDS encoding DUF2808 domain-containing protein yields MFKTISKVIITSSLLIGTFIGIDFFKPNPSAGNTGLDFMWDPDPSYIKLKYLQSSKEKKDRSTYYLFLRGRDRKTGILKLSIKVPDYFDANIKREKLSFCQAKIGGFSSRTKCVTDIPAIIEISDDQTSIEIFPDQPIPVDKKTYALKMKIFNPRRAGMFQFHAYAQSPGALPISSYVGSWNMSVE; encoded by the coding sequence ATGTTTAAAACCATCTCCAAAGTAATAATTACCTCCTCATTATTAATAGGAACATTTATAGGTATAGATTTTTTCAAACCTAATCCTTCTGCAGGAAACACAGGCTTAGATTTCATGTGGGACCCTGATCCAAGCTATATCAAGCTGAAGTATTTGCAGAGTTCTAAAGAAAAGAAAGACAGGTCTACGTACTATCTATTTCTTAGAGGGAGAGATCGCAAGACAGGGATTCTAAAACTATCTATTAAAGTTCCTGACTATTTTGATGCAAATATAAAAAGAGAAAAACTTTCATTCTGTCAAGCCAAAATAGGAGGGTTTAGTTCAAGAACAAAATGTGTGACTGATATTCCCGCTATTATAGAAATTAGTGACGATCAAACCTCTATTGAGATTTTTCCAGATCAACCTATTCCTGTAGACAAAAAGACTTATGCATTGAAAATGAAAATCTTTAATCCAAGAAGAGCTGGTATGTTTCAATTTCATGCATATGCCCAATCCCCTGGGGCTCTCCCAATCTCCAGTTATGTAGGGTCATGGAATATGTCTGTCGAGTGA
- a CDS encoding DMT family transporter, with the protein MFEKFNWLLMVLPFALWGSAMAAMAPLVDSGGPEVVATLRLLPAGFVVLLAAYFFNRSLVIARIDWGWFLVFTFVDGSLFQFFLARGLVETGAGLGSVFIDSQPLIVALLARTIFGNAINPIGWIGLILGLGGILCIGISPGLLVNWFLMGDAAIEVNFLSHGEGWMLGAAMAMALGTILIRFTCKESDPVAVTGWHMVFGSLPLGLWHLADKNWPLLPEWSISDWTLMAYSTFLGSALAYGLFFLFASSKEITSFSTLAFLTPVFALLSGGIWLGERLEPLQWIGVFFVLLSVFLVSQRNRLWNPINKGKDDLVKSSVSG; encoded by the coding sequence ATGTTTGAAAAGTTTAATTGGTTATTAATGGTTTTACCCTTTGCATTGTGGGGGTCAGCTATGGCTGCAATGGCTCCTTTGGTTGACTCAGGTGGACCTGAGGTTGTTGCTACTTTAAGACTTCTTCCTGCAGGCTTTGTAGTGCTTCTAGCAGCATACTTCTTTAATAGATCTTTGGTCATTGCAAGGATTGATTGGGGTTGGTTTCTTGTCTTTACATTTGTCGATGGGAGTTTATTTCAATTTTTCTTAGCAAGAGGTTTGGTTGAAACTGGTGCAGGTTTGGGGTCGGTTTTTATTGATTCTCAGCCATTAATAGTTGCTCTTCTTGCAAGGACTATTTTTGGAAATGCAATTAATCCCATTGGATGGATTGGCTTAATACTTGGTCTTGGAGGAATTCTTTGCATAGGCATTTCCCCAGGATTACTTGTTAATTGGTTTTTAATGGGAGATGCAGCTATAGAAGTCAATTTTTTAAGCCATGGAGAGGGTTGGATGCTTGGTGCTGCTATGGCTATGGCTTTAGGAACGATTTTGATACGTTTCACCTGTAAGGAGAGTGATCCAGTTGCAGTTACAGGCTGGCATATGGTTTTTGGTAGTTTGCCATTAGGTCTTTGGCATTTGGCTGATAAAAATTGGCCTTTATTACCTGAATGGTCTATATCAGATTGGACTTTAATGGCATATTCCACTTTCTTAGGCAGTGCTCTAGCTTATGGATTGTTTTTTTTATTTGCTAGTAGTAAAGAAATAACAAGTTTTAGTACACTTGCATTCTTAACGCCTGTATTTGCACTTTTATCTGGTGGAATTTGGCTTGGGGAAAGGCTTGAGCCACTGCAATGGATTGGAGTGTTTTTTGTGCTTTTATCTGTTTTTCTTGTTAGTCAGAGAAATAGGTTGTGGAATCCTATTAATAAAGGGAAAGATGATTTAGTTAAGAGTAGTGTTTCAGGATGA
- a CDS encoding Nif11 family protein: MSEDELSKFIGKVNQLNDLIASLDTFPERRKEIASCDNHEQVVSLAKTWGFDIGRRWGDKP; the protein is encoded by the coding sequence ATGTCGGAAGATGAGTTGAGTAAATTTATAGGAAAAGTGAATCAATTGAATGATTTGATAGCTTCTTTGGATACCTTCCCTGAACGCAGAAAAGAAATTGCTTCTTGCGATAATCATGAACAAGTTGTTTCACTTGCTAAAACTTGGGGCTTTGATATTGGAAGACGATGGGGAGATAAGCCTTGA
- the aroH gene encoding chorismate mutase yields MNLKAIRGATTTSNNSSSAIQASVKELISELVTRNKLNPTQIISVIFSVTNDLNACFPAAIARKQDGWEDVALIDCQQMFVKGDLPYCIRILAHVKLPEEQIPQHPYLGKASMLRPDRSI; encoded by the coding sequence ATGAATTTAAAAGCAATAAGAGGAGCAACTACAACTTCAAATAACTCATCAAGTGCTATTCAAGCATCTGTAAAAGAATTAATTTCTGAGCTGGTTACTAGAAATAAACTTAATCCAACTCAAATTATCTCAGTAATCTTTTCTGTAACAAATGATCTAAATGCCTGTTTCCCTGCAGCTATAGCAAGGAAACAAGATGGATGGGAAGATGTTGCTTTAATTGATTGTCAACAAATGTTTGTCAAAGGTGATCTGCCTTATTGCATTAGAATTCTTGCTCATGTAAAACTTCCAGAAGAACAAATCCCGCAGCACCCTTATTTAGGCAAAGCAAGTATGCTAAGGCCAGATAGATCAATTTAG
- a CDS encoding iron uptake porin encodes MKLFQQLLLAPAALGLLAPLAANAAEVNINDVASYANKPAKQANAVRSTQYSDVVPGDWAYTALQNLGESYGCVDNAYTQNLKSGQALTRYEAAALINACLEGGLASADVDSDAVRLSNEFGTEMAILKGRVDGLEYKVKELSAGQFSSTTKLDSKVVFNTGYISTNKDSQIPSGQKLTTSYVAQYNVNTSFSGKDRLYTRIKAGNMASTPWEDTTLGTHLSAAHKSSSALKVDKLWYEFPIGDNLKVWGGPLIENYYMLASSPSIYKPVLKQFALGGNAATYGSSTDGGFGVAWTQSVEDRFSPRFAVSTNYVAKGSDVATQGLLTNETQAKWLSKIEYGSPKWQVSLGMAKNICAAGNSCKQWSEYYDTKWGGNVTGDSTAYALRGYIRPDTDSQIVPDLQVGFDWVNVTDDGTANGANTDASTESASAWMVGMMWADAFIDGNRLGAAFGGPQHATDRVGTAKDAADGAFAWELYYDYKVSDGITVTPAIFGASSRYDGSDASNDFFGALVQTTFKF; translated from the coding sequence ATGAAGCTTTTTCAGCAACTTCTGCTGGCACCGGCTGCTTTGGGTCTTTTAGCTCCTTTAGCTGCTAACGCAGCTGAAGTCAACATCAATGATGTTGCTAGTTATGCTAATAAGCCAGCCAAGCAAGCTAATGCTGTCAGATCAACTCAATACTCCGATGTTGTTCCTGGAGATTGGGCTTATACAGCTCTTCAAAATCTAGGTGAGAGCTATGGCTGTGTAGACAATGCCTACACACAAAATCTTAAGAGTGGTCAGGCTCTAACTCGTTATGAGGCTGCTGCACTTATTAATGCATGTTTAGAAGGCGGTTTAGCTTCTGCTGACGTTGATTCTGATGCAGTTCGTCTTTCCAATGAGTTTGGCACTGAAATGGCCATCCTTAAAGGACGTGTTGATGGACTTGAGTACAAAGTTAAGGAACTTAGTGCTGGACAGTTCTCTTCCACCACTAAATTAGATTCTAAGGTTGTATTTAATACTGGTTATATTTCTACTAATAAAGACTCTCAAATTCCATCAGGACAAAAACTTACTACTTCTTACGTTGCTCAGTACAACGTAAATACAAGTTTCTCTGGTAAGGATAGGCTTTATACCCGTATAAAGGCGGGCAACATGGCAAGCACTCCTTGGGAAGACACCACTCTTGGTACTCACCTCAGTGCTGCTCATAAAAGTTCTAGTGCTCTCAAAGTTGATAAGCTTTGGTACGAGTTTCCTATCGGCGATAACCTCAAAGTTTGGGGTGGTCCTCTTATAGAGAACTACTACATGCTTGCTAGTTCACCTTCTATCTACAAGCCTGTATTGAAACAGTTTGCTTTAGGTGGTAATGCTGCTACTTATGGTTCTAGTACAGATGGTGGTTTTGGTGTTGCTTGGACTCAATCAGTTGAGGACAGATTTTCACCAAGATTTGCAGTTAGCACAAACTATGTAGCTAAAGGTTCTGATGTTGCTACTCAAGGTCTTCTGACTAATGAGACTCAGGCTAAGTGGTTATCCAAAATTGAATATGGATCACCTAAATGGCAGGTATCTCTTGGTATGGCCAAAAACATTTGTGCTGCTGGTAACAGCTGTAAGCAATGGTCTGAGTACTACGACACTAAATGGGGTGGTAATGTAACTGGTGATTCAACAGCCTATGCTTTAAGAGGCTATATCAGACCAGATACAGATAGTCAAATTGTCCCTGATCTTCAGGTTGGCTTTGACTGGGTTAACGTTACCGATGATGGTACAGCTAATGGTGCAAATACAGATGCATCAACTGAATCAGCATCTGCATGGATGGTTGGAATGATGTGGGCCGATGCGTTTATTGATGGCAACCGTTTAGGTGCAGCTTTCGGTGGACCTCAGCATGCAACAGATAGAGTAGGTACTGCTAAAGATGCTGCTGATGGAGCATTTGCGTGGGAACTTTATTACGACTATAAAGTTAGTGATGGAATTACAGTTACTCCAGCAATCTTTGGAGCCTCTAGCCGCTATGACGGATCTGATGCTTCCAATGATTTCTTTGGTGCTTTAGTTCAAACTACCTTTAAGTTCTAA
- a CDS encoding ArnT family glycosyltransferase, translated as MRKALSPSQHRRGLILILFLGVLICLWQLGSTGLIDETPPLFAAASRAMSETGNWITPRVNGLPRFDKPPLVYWLMGFFYSLPGHNFFDPLGSWAARLPSAISTVLLMLVVGDTLMKWPGENILYPRKTAVIAALAFVLSPLVIIWSRIAVSDALLCSTLGISLILTWRTYVNPIHKYWWASWFVLGLAVLSKGPVALVLMAMTLSFFALIQKEYLYLFRRIKAFKGILITLLISIPWYIVELLIEGKPFWDSFFGYHNFQRLTSVVNSHSQPWWFFLIMLIIGSLPFTPFLIVSLFNFFNYSFKANSPYSTNKINSLINFVGSWIISVFLLFTLAATKLPSYWLPATPAAAIMIALSSSSIYQRYRSQSILYLLTALSMLILAISLSLPSLWIFSINDPEMPTFAVDLLGSNLHIKAAILFLIASFIALYLVFQQKYKSIIYIQIPLIFFQVFVMLPMWKLGDKLRQLPLRELAKEVLLLNNLDEPIAMVGIRKPSLHFYTNKIITFESNDGVALVNLSERLRREIRQKWNNNKPHFSSKSNTVLLVIDKQTSTYSHWKDLNPERLGGYGIYRIWRIERSVLEEREFALKKNGVISDWNETKKERY; from the coding sequence TTGAGAAAAGCTCTATCCCCCAGCCAACATCGAAGAGGACTGATTTTAATCCTTTTTCTTGGAGTTTTGATTTGTCTTTGGCAACTCGGTTCAACTGGTTTAATTGATGAAACACCTCCTCTTTTCGCGGCTGCTAGTCGAGCAATGAGTGAAACGGGGAATTGGATAACTCCGAGAGTTAATGGATTACCGCGATTTGATAAACCACCATTGGTTTATTGGTTGATGGGGTTTTTTTACTCATTGCCAGGGCACAATTTTTTTGACCCTTTGGGCTCTTGGGCGGCCAGACTTCCTTCAGCGATTTCTACAGTCTTATTGATGCTTGTGGTTGGGGATACTCTTATGAAATGGCCAGGAGAAAATATTCTTTATCCAAGGAAAACGGCTGTTATAGCTGCACTTGCCTTTGTTCTTTCTCCATTAGTAATTATTTGGAGTCGCATTGCTGTTAGTGATGCACTTCTTTGCAGCACATTAGGAATTAGTTTGATACTTACTTGGAGAACATATGTAAACCCTATCCATAAATACTGGTGGGCTTCATGGTTTGTATTGGGGTTGGCTGTTTTATCTAAAGGTCCAGTTGCTTTAGTTTTAATGGCAATGACATTGTCTTTCTTTGCTTTAATACAGAAAGAATATTTATATTTATTTAGAAGAATAAAAGCTTTTAAAGGCATATTAATTACTTTATTGATAAGCATACCTTGGTATATTGTTGAGCTATTAATTGAAGGAAAGCCTTTTTGGGATAGCTTTTTTGGATATCATAATTTCCAGAGACTAACAAGCGTTGTCAACAGTCATTCGCAGCCTTGGTGGTTTTTTTTGATTATGTTGATTATAGGTTCATTACCATTTACGCCTTTTCTTATAGTTTCTTTATTTAATTTTTTTAATTACTCTTTTAAAGCAAATTCTCCTTATTCAACAAATAAAATAAACTCTTTAATTAACTTTGTTGGTAGTTGGATTATCTCGGTATTTCTATTATTCACCCTTGCTGCTACTAAGCTTCCTAGTTATTGGCTACCTGCAACCCCTGCAGCTGCTATTATGATTGCTTTGTCGTCATCCAGTATTTATCAAAGATATAGAAGTCAATCAATATTGTATTTATTAACAGCATTATCAATGCTTATTTTGGCAATTTCTTTGTCTCTGCCTTCGTTGTGGATCTTTTCAATAAATGACCCTGAAATGCCTACTTTTGCAGTTGATCTTCTTGGAAGTAATTTGCATATTAAGGCCGCTATATTGTTTTTAATAGCTTCTTTTATAGCTTTATATCTCGTATTTCAGCAAAAGTATAAAAGTATAATTTATATTCAGATTCCATTAATATTTTTTCAGGTTTTTGTTATGCTTCCTATGTGGAAACTTGGCGATAAGTTAAGACAATTACCTTTACGCGAATTGGCAAAAGAAGTTCTTTTGTTAAATAACCTTGATGAACCTATTGCTATGGTTGGTATTCGAAAACCTTCCCTGCATTTCTATACCAATAAAATAATAACATTCGAATCTAATGATGGAGTTGCTTTAGTAAATCTTTCTGAAAGATTGCGTAGAGAAATTAGGCAAAAATGGAACAATAATAAACCCCATTTCTCTAGTAAATCTAATACTGTACTTCTTGTCATTGATAAACAGACTAGTACTTATTCTCATTGGAAAGATTTAAACCCAGAGCGTCTTGGAGGATATGGTATTTATAGAATTTGGAGGATAGAAAGGAGTGTTTTAGAGGAAAGAGAGTTTGCCTTAAAGAAAAATGGTGTAATATCTGACTGGAATGAAACCAAAAAAGAAAGATATTGA
- a CDS encoding Fe2+-dependent dioxygenase, which yields MECLIKPLLEKNMAEKIIQSIEINPTSWESGKNTAGSLAAKQKNNLQLSKKSEIAISNSNLIVEEITSDQLIKSFALPRKVHSVMFTKTCKGQGYGSHIDNAYMSTGRSDLSFTLFLNDPNEYEGGELSIQSLQDEKTIKLPKGHIVIYPSTTLHSVNKVTAGERIVCVGWIQSYVVNNEDRNLLFGLDAGARGILANSGRSKELDLVFQAYSNLLRRLGD from the coding sequence ATGGAATGCTTAATAAAACCACTCTTAGAAAAGAACATGGCAGAAAAAATTATTCAGAGTATCGAAATAAATCCAACCTCATGGGAAAGCGGAAAAAACACAGCTGGTTCATTAGCTGCTAAGCAAAAAAATAATCTACAACTAAGTAAAAAATCTGAGATTGCTATATCAAATAGCAATCTAATTGTTGAAGAAATTACTTCAGATCAATTAATTAAAAGCTTTGCATTGCCAAGAAAAGTACATAGTGTAATGTTCACTAAAACCTGTAAGGGACAAGGTTATGGTAGCCATATAGACAATGCATATATGAGTACAGGAAGAAGCGATTTATCCTTTACATTATTTCTAAACGATCCAAATGAATATGAAGGAGGTGAGCTGTCAATTCAATCATTACAAGATGAAAAAACAATCAAGCTGCCAAAAGGACATATTGTTATTTATCCCAGCACAACTCTACATTCTGTAAACAAGGTGACCGCAGGTGAAAGAATAGTTTGCGTAGGGTGGATACAAAGTTATGTGGTTAATAATGAAGATAGAAATTTACTATTCGGGTTAGATGCAGGAGCAAGAGGAATTCTTGCAAATAGTGGTAGATCTAAAGAGCTGGATTTGGTTTTTCAAGCCTATAGCAATTTACTTAGAAGACTAGGAGATTGA
- the rpmH gene encoding 50S ribosomal protein L34, whose protein sequence is MTKRTFGGTSRKRKRVSGFRVRMRSHTGRSVIRSRRKKGRSRIAV, encoded by the coding sequence ATGACTAAGAGAACTTTCGGTGGAACAAGTAGGAAAAGGAAACGTGTTTCCGGATTCCGGGTTCGGATGAGAAGCCATACAGGCAGAAGTGTTATTAGAAGCCGAAGAAAAAAAGGAAGGTCGCGTATTGCTGTTTAA